The proteins below are encoded in one region of Campylobacter rectus:
- a CDS encoding metal ABC transporter permease, which translates to MLEALSLNFMQNALLAGILVSIACGVIGTLTVINRMVFIAGGIAHGAYGGLGIAFYFSLEPLLGASLFSLFLALLIATITLKDKSKMDSVIGALWAFGMAFGIILTDLAPGYNVDLMSYLFGSILAVPQGDLVFMAVANCVILASVALFYRQFEALSFDAEFARLRGVKTTLLYYALTCMMALSVVMTIRAVGLILVIALLTIPPYIAGAISSRLGTMMLNAALISAAFCVSGLWLSFEANLTSGASIILIASVCFFIFTAVKRR; encoded by the coding sequence ATGCTAGAAGCTCTTAGCTTAAATTTTATGCAAAACGCCCTGCTGGCGGGCATCCTCGTTAGCATAGCTTGCGGCGTGATCGGCACGCTCACGGTCATAAACCGCATGGTTTTCATCGCGGGTGGCATCGCTCACGGCGCATACGGCGGGCTTGGCATCGCGTTTTATTTTTCGCTCGAACCGCTGCTTGGCGCGAGTCTGTTTTCGCTGTTTTTGGCGCTACTCATCGCCACCATCACGCTCAAAGATAAAAGCAAGATGGACTCGGTTATCGGCGCGCTGTGGGCGTTTGGTATGGCGTTTGGCATCATCCTAACCGACCTAGCGCCCGGCTACAACGTCGATCTCATGAGCTATCTTTTTGGCTCGATTTTAGCCGTGCCGCAGGGCGATCTTGTTTTTATGGCGGTCGCAAATTGCGTCATACTCGCATCCGTCGCGCTATTTTACAGGCAGTTTGAGGCGCTTAGCTTTGACGCGGAGTTTGCGAGGCTGCGCGGGGTGAAGACGACGCTACTATACTACGCGCTAACATGCATGATGGCGCTAAGCGTCGTGATGACGATACGCGCGGTCGGGCTCATACTGGTTATCGCGCTGCTCACGATCCCGCCCTATATCGCGGGTGCGATATCAAGCCGTCTGGGCACGATGATGCTAAATGCCGCGCTCATCTCGGCCGCATTTTGCGTGAGCGGGCTGTGGCTGAGCTTTGAGGCGAATTTAACCAGCGGCGCAAGCATCATCCTCATCGCTTCGGTTTGTTTTTTTATATTTACGGCTGTAAAAAGGCGGTAG
- a CDS encoding metal ABC transporter ATP-binding protein — MSDISVRNLSFGYDENLVFESINLEYDCKDFLAIIGPNGGGKSTLLKLMLGLNKPSGGTIEVFGQEPASVSKAVGYVPQNIPINQSFPMRVLEVVLMGRIDKKLFGFYGKDDKIEAEAALERVGMGEFTRRKIGELSGGQRQRVYIARALCAKAKILMLDEPTASIDTKGQAGVYKLLKQINAEGTGVVLISHDVNLTLNFATKVAYVNHDLFMHEISHGSKQDFIEHLARDHRHFCDVEVALKECGCGHR; from the coding sequence ATGAGCGACATTTCGGTGCGAAATTTAAGCTTTGGCTACGATGAAAACCTCGTGTTTGAAAGCATAAATTTAGAATACGACTGTAAGGATTTTCTAGCGATCATAGGCCCCAACGGCGGCGGCAAAAGCACGCTTTTAAAGCTGATGTTAGGCCTAAACAAGCCAAGCGGCGGGACGATCGAGGTGTTTGGCCAGGAGCCCGCTAGCGTGAGCAAGGCCGTGGGCTACGTCCCGCAAAATATCCCGATAAATCAGAGCTTCCCGATGCGCGTGCTCGAGGTCGTTTTGATGGGGCGGATAGATAAAAAGCTGTTTGGATTTTACGGCAAGGACGACAAGATAGAGGCCGAGGCGGCGCTCGAGCGCGTCGGGATGGGTGAATTTACGCGGCGCAAGATCGGCGAGCTAAGCGGCGGACAGCGCCAACGCGTCTATATCGCGCGCGCGCTTTGCGCAAAGGCTAAAATTTTGATGCTAGACGAACCGACCGCCAGTATCGACACGAAAGGCCAGGCGGGCGTTTATAAACTGCTAAAGCAGATCAACGCTGAAGGCACGGGCGTCGTGCTCATCAGCCACGACGTAAATTTGACGCTAAATTTCGCCACCAAGGTCGCCTACGTCAATCACGATCTTTTCATGCACGAGATCTCGCACGGCTCGAAGCAGGATTTTATCGAGCATTTGGCGAGAGATCATAGGCATTTTTGCGATGTGGAGGTGGCGTTGAAAGAATGTGGCTGCGGACATCGTTAG
- a CDS encoding nickel/cobalt transporter, translating into MKFGRIFAVFALFASFFSFAHACALCSLYTPTAHATVKFDVQGEMIKAAVITWTFSENFTELTLQSYDENADKALSKNEAWKVQKSILDYVVPRGYLTNVSFYDGMDETKILHAKTLSQRVYLDEGRLNFEYILELNLEAKDDRVIVFEIFDHEGFFKFKISSDEHFALDNGIYVMPNVNLYTVFFQMSARAPKPVPQKPELSSFIKAQNKQNLEQIDAADKAKFDSVSGMSLQFLERLKELIKINSAELNALNFALLAAVSFFYGFLHAAGPGHAKMLTASYFVANGGSYSRALVFAMKVGFAHVAGAFLLVLFSYVFLNAFLTNKVSDIAGAMTKISAVTIVCVSLYMIYAKLKKMALKPKFSFAAVSVSGKNGANGASKVFGSNLASASNLSANFVKFGPVAHENECGCAACKASNEAPKTASEWLVVLAGSLVPCPGTLLVFVLAFSLNSYAAGLASGVFMGLGMGAVIFLAAVCGFKLKGAVRFRALRTCCEFAALLVMLGLGVFMFYISGKVSVL; encoded by the coding sequence ATGAAATTTGGACGCATATTCGCCGTTTTCGCGCTTTTTGCGTCCTTTTTCAGTTTCGCGCACGCCTGTGCGCTCTGCTCTCTTTACACCCCGACCGCGCATGCGACGGTCAAATTTGACGTTCAAGGCGAGATGATCAAAGCAGCCGTCATAACCTGGACGTTTTCTGAAAATTTCACCGAGCTGACGCTACAAAGCTACGACGAAAACGCCGACAAAGCGCTTAGCAAAAACGAGGCGTGGAAGGTGCAAAAATCCATCCTCGACTACGTCGTGCCGCGCGGTTATCTCACAAACGTGAGCTTTTACGACGGTATGGACGAGACTAAAATCCTTCACGCTAAAACGCTTTCTCAACGGGTGTATTTGGATGAGGGCAGGCTAAATTTCGAGTACATTTTAGAGCTAAATTTAGAGGCTAAGGATGACCGCGTCATCGTTTTTGAGATATTTGACCATGAGGGTTTTTTTAAATTTAAAATAAGTTCGGATGAGCACTTTGCCTTAGATAACGGCATTTACGTTATGCCAAACGTAAATTTATACACGGTATTTTTCCAGATGAGCGCTAGAGCTCCGAAACCCGTCCCGCAAAAGCCCGAGCTTAGCTCGTTTATTAAGGCGCAAAATAAGCAAAATTTAGAGCAAATCGACGCGGCGGATAAGGCTAAATTTGACTCGGTTTCAGGAATGAGCCTACAGTTTTTGGAGCGCCTAAAAGAGCTCATTAAGATAAACAGCGCCGAGCTAAACGCGCTAAATTTCGCCTTGCTGGCCGCGGTTAGCTTCTTTTACGGCTTTTTGCACGCAGCAGGTCCCGGGCATGCTAAGATGCTGACGGCCAGCTACTTCGTCGCAAACGGCGGCAGCTACTCGCGCGCGCTGGTTTTTGCGATGAAAGTCGGGTTCGCGCACGTGGCGGGAGCATTTTTGCTCGTGCTTTTTAGCTACGTTTTTTTAAACGCGTTTTTGACGAACAAGGTTAGCGATATCGCGGGCGCGATGACGAAAATATCAGCCGTAACGATCGTTTGCGTGAGTCTTTATATGATCTATGCTAAGCTCAAAAAAATGGCTCTAAAGCCTAAATTTAGCTTTGCTGCCGTGTCCGTTTCAGGCAAAAATGGCGCAAATGGGGCGAGTAAAGTTTTTGGTTCAAATTTAGCCTCAGCGTCAAATTTGAGCGCGAATTTCGTCAAATTTGGTCCCGTCGCTCACGAGAACGAGTGCGGCTGCGCAGCCTGTAAGGCCTCTAACGAAGCTCCAAAAACCGCCAGCGAGTGGCTCGTGGTGCTAGCAGGATCGCTAGTGCCGTGTCCGGGTACGTTGCTGGTTTTCGTGCTGGCTTTTAGCCTAAACAGCTATGCGGCCGGGCTTGCTAGCGGCGTGTTTATGGGACTTGGCATGGGTGCAGTGATATTTCTAGCAGCCGTTTGCGGCTTTAAACTAAAGGGCGCGGTGAGATTTCGTGCGCTGCGGACTTGCTGCGAGTTTGCTGCGCTCTTGGTTATGCTCGGGCTTGGTGTTTTTATGTTTTATATTTCGGGTAAGGTGAGCGTTTTATGA
- a CDS encoding metal ABC transporter solute-binding protein, Zn/Mn family — protein MRKIFAFLCLGLVALYAKGQVSVSILPQEYFVKQIAGDAVEVNVMVGKGADPHTYEPKPKQMTALEKSDLYFAIGIEFEEAWLPKFQKSYPNLKIVKTDAGVEKIKFEGHHEHADHDHHDAKHEHADHDAHHEHKHEHASRDHHDHEHHHGEFDPHIWLDPVSVKVQAKNIAAALSEKYPENKALFETNLAKFEAKLDELDGFIKNTLANVKNREFIVYHPSWGYFAKRYDLEQIAIEVEGKEPKPAQLKELIEEAKEHGVKVIFVAPQFSKKAAQTIAKESGASVVEIDQLPLDWDAELRKTAQILSKSL, from the coding sequence ATGAGAAAAATTTTCGCGTTTTTATGTTTGGGCTTAGTCGCGCTATACGCCAAAGGGCAAGTTAGCGTCAGTATTTTACCGCAGGAGTATTTCGTCAAGCAAATCGCGGGCGACGCGGTCGAGGTAAACGTGATGGTGGGCAAAGGAGCCGATCCGCACACGTACGAACCAAAGCCGAAACAAATGACCGCGCTTGAAAAAAGCGACCTTTATTTTGCTATCGGGATCGAGTTTGAGGAGGCTTGGCTGCCGAAATTTCAAAAATCTTATCCAAATCTCAAAATCGTAAAAACCGACGCGGGCGTAGAAAAGATCAAATTTGAAGGCCACCACGAACACGCAGATCACGATCATCATGACGCCAAACACGAACACGCAGATCACGACGCTCACCACGAGCATAAACACGAGCACGCCAGTCGCGATCACCACGATCACGAGCATCACCACGGCGAATTTGACCCGCACATCTGGCTGGATCCTGTTTCCGTAAAGGTTCAAGCTAAAAATATCGCCGCCGCGCTAAGCGAAAAATATCCCGAGAACAAGGCGCTTTTCGAGACAAATTTGGCTAAATTTGAAGCTAAGCTTGATGAGCTTGACGGATTTATCAAAAATACTCTAGCAAACGTCAAAAACCGCGAATTTATCGTATATCACCCGTCTTGGGGCTACTTTGCCAAGCGCTACGATCTAGAGCAAATCGCGATCGAAGTAGAGGGCAAGGAGCCAAAACCGGCCCAGCTAAAAGAGCTCATCGAGGAAGCCAAAGAGCACGGCGTGAAGGTCATTTTCGTCGCTCCGCAGTTTTCTAAAAAAGCCGCGCAAACCATCGCCAAAGAAAGCGGCGCTAGCGTCGTAGAGATCGATCAACTGCCGCTTGATTGGGACGCCGAGCTACGCAAAACGGCGCAAATTCTTTCAAAGAGTCTGTAA
- a CDS encoding Fur family transcriptional regulator, whose translation MSENLEEKAGFEELLTKNDIKITPLRLEILHILHAAAAPLSYDEILAQIDANKTTFYRCMDLFEAKGIVLKSENNRKNFYELESGAKAYFVCDVCHKMTNIDMPRLKQNHVKSVVVKGVCDDCF comes from the coding sequence ATGAGCGAAAATTTGGAAGAAAAAGCCGGTTTTGAGGAGCTTTTAACGAAAAATGATATCAAAATCACTCCGCTTAGACTCGAGATTTTACACATTTTACACGCCGCCGCCGCACCGCTTAGTTATGATGAAATTTTAGCCCAAATCGACGCGAACAAAACCACATTTTACCGCTGTATGGACCTTTTTGAGGCTAAGGGCATCGTGCTAAAAAGCGAAAATAACCGCAAAAATTTCTACGAGCTTGAAAGCGGGGCAAAGGCGTATTTCGTCTGCGACGTCTGCCACAAGATGACTAATATCGATATGCCGCGCCTAAAACAAAATCACGTAAAAAGCGTCGTAGTTAAGGGCGTTTGCGACGACTGCTTTTGA
- a CDS encoding acyl-CoA thioesterase, giving the protein MKFFYYEFTVDEDAIDVNRHANNAHYVIWMQEAASAHSSAAGDLIEANLAQNRTWIVRRHEIDYLGQLFLGDKVRIKTWTQPEKKSCSKRFYEFSKDGVLVASAVTTYVFFDLARGRPIAIPPEIAKLYED; this is encoded by the coding sequence TGAAATTTTTTTACTACGAATTTACTGTAGACGAGGACGCCATCGACGTAAATCGTCACGCAAACAACGCTCACTACGTCATTTGGATGCAAGAAGCCGCTAGCGCGCACTCTAGCGCAGCAGGCGATCTTATCGAAGCAAATCTCGCGCAAAACCGCACGTGGATAGTGCGCAGGCACGAGATAGATTATCTGGGGCAGCTATTTTTGGGCGATAAGGTGCGTATAAAAACCTGGACGCAGCCCGAAAAAAAGAGCTGCTCGAAGCGCTTTTACGAGTTTAGTAAGGACGGCGTCCTGGTCGCGAGTGCGGTGACGACTTACGTATTTTTTGACCTCGCGCGCGGCCGTCCGATCGCGATACCGCCGGAGATTGCGAAGCTTTATGAGGATTAA